A stretch of Cicer arietinum cultivar CDC Frontier isolate Library 1 chromosome 5, Cicar.CDCFrontier_v2.0, whole genome shotgun sequence DNA encodes these proteins:
- the LOC140920441 gene encoding uncharacterized protein: protein MTYVDFLGEGASLTRPPAFNGAAYMYWKERMLIFLEACSLDVLEAVIDGPFVPTIAGTGDSSIAKPRSYWSKDDKKKVEYNAKVKNIITSAISADEFFRVSNCKTAKEMWDTLQETHEGTTNVKKGALDGTA from the exons atgacttatgtagattttctgggagaaggtgCATCCTTGACAAGGCCCCCTGCATTCAATGGAGCTgcctacatgtattggaaagagaggatgttaatttttcttgaagcatGTAGTCTTGATGTTCTTGAAGCAGTAATAGATGGTCCCTTTGTACCAACCATAGCTGGCACAGGTGATTCATCAATCGCAAAACCCAGATCATATTGGTCTaaggatgacaagaaaaaggttgaaTACAATGCTAAGGTTAAAAACATCATCACCTCTGCCATAAGCGCCGACGAATTTTTTAGGGTGTCAAACTGTAAGactgcaaaggaaatgtgggatacacttcaggaaacacatgaaggcacaACAAATGTCAAAAAG ggagcattAGATGGAACTGCATAG